The region CGCAGGGGTTCCGGTGGTCGTCACCACGCGGTGTATTGCCGGAGAGATGTGGAACGGCTACGGGTACCCGGGCGCACATCGCGATCTGCTGGCGCGCGGGGTCTACTTCGTGCACGACCTGCCGGGCCACAAGGCCAGGCTGAAGCTGGCGGTGGGGTTGGGCAACGGGCTGCGCGGCGAGGCGCTGCGCGACTACCTGGCGGCAGAGGCGTGAAGGCGCGAAATTGACACGCAAAAACCGGCCTTCTTATAATGGAGGATGGTGCGGCGGGTGCTGCAGGCCACACGGCTTCCAGCGACCGCCGGCTTTGCTTCCAGGAGGTCCGGCATGAAGATAGAAGGCGAGCATCTCCTCCCCGCAACGCGCGATGAGGTATGGGCAGCTCTCAACGACCCGGACGTGCTCGTCAAGACGGTCCCGGGACTCAAGCAGCTCAATCCCACCGGTGAAGACGCCTACGAGGCCACGATCGAGCTGGCAGTCGGACCTGTGCGCGGAACCTACCAGGGAAGGGCTCGCATCACGGACAAGACCGCCCCGGAGAGGATGACCCTGACCGTGGAGGGAGGCGGGCGGCCCGGCACGATCAGGGCAGCGGGCGCTCTGACCCTGGAAGGCCAGGGAACCGAGACGCTGGTGCGGTACGTCGGGGATGTGCAGGTTACCGGGATCCTGATGAGCGTGGGCCACCGCCTGTTCGGCGGCGTGGCCAAGCAACTGGCAGGCGTGTTCTTCAAGGCGCTGGAGCGCGAGGTGCACCAGCGCGCTGCCGCGGAGCCGGCCCTGTGATTCCGGCCGCGTTCGCCTACCATCGGCCCCGCACGGTGCAGGCAGCCATGCGGCTGCTGCTGACGCACGGCCACGACGCCAAGATCCTGGCCGGGGGGCAGAGCCTGCTTCCCATGATGAAGCTGCGGGTCGCAACTCCGGCCCACTTGATAGATATAGGGCACGTGACTTCTCTCCGGGGCATCCGGCTGCGCCAGGGCCGGCTTCGAATCGGGGCTATGGCCACGCACAGGGAGATCGAGCTCTCACCGGCGGTGCGCAGGGCGGCCCCGGTCCTGGCAGAGACCGCGGCGGTCATCGGCGACCTTCAGGTGCGCAATCTCGGGACAATCGGCGGCGCCCTGATGCACGCCGATCCCGTGGCCGACTACCCTGCCACGGTCCTGGCGCTGGAAGCGGAGTTCACGCTGCAGGGCCCATCCGGCGTGCGGACCGTCCCGGCCGCGGAGTTCTTCCTCGGGCCCATGACGACCGCAGCAGGGCCCGACGAGATCATGACCGAGATCGCCGTCCCCGCGGCACCTCCCATGCGTGGCGCGGCATACCTGAAGATGCCCAACCCGGCCTCGGGCTTTGCGCTGGCCGGGGTAGCGGCCGTGATTGGGCTGGATCAGTCCGGCCGCTGCGTCCACGTCCGCGTGGGCATCACCGGAGTGGCCTCGGCCGCATACAGGGCATCCGGCGTGGAGGCCGCCCTTTCCTGGAAGGAGCCCAATGATGAGGCGCTGGAGCGCGCCGCCGCCGCGGCCGCGGACGGGGTCGAGGCCAACCCCGACATCCATGCCAGCGCCGAGTACCGGATACATCTGGCCGGTGTTCTCACGCGACGCGCCCTTGCGCTGGCCCGCGACCGAGCCATGGCGGTCCGGCGCCGAGGACGGGCCGCGTCGCGAGCCTGATTGGTGGAGCAGGGGATGCATTCCGAGATTAGCCGCATCCAGGAACTGCTGGCCGGGCAGGGCTATGTCGCCGACCGCACAATCGCGACCAGCGTCTACCTGTCCATCACGCTGCGCAAGCCCCTGCTCATAGAGGGCGCCGCAGGCGTGGGGAAGACCGAGGTGGCGAAGGTAATGGCCCGCGCCCTCGATGCGGACCTGATCCGGTTGCAGTGCTACGAGGGCCTCGACGCCACCACCGCGCTGTACGAGTGGAACTACCAGAAGCAGCTCCTCCACATCCGGCTCTCCGAGGGTGGCGAGCGGTCGCTTGCCGAGCGCGAGGCCGAGATATTCAGCGAGGGGTTTCTCCTCAAGCGGCCGCTGCTGGACGCCATCACCAGGTCGCAGCCGCCGGTGCTGCTGGTAGACGAGATAGACCGGGCCGACGAGGAGTTCGAGGCGTTTCTGCTGGAGGTCCTCTCCGACTTCCAGGTTTCAATCCCCGAGATCGGCACGATAGCGGCCACCGCGATTCCCAACGTGGTGCTCACCAGCAACCGCACCCGCGAACTCGGCGACGCGCTGCGCCGGAGGTGTCTGTACCTCTGGATTGATTACCCCACGTTTGAGAAGGAGCTGGAGATCGTCAGGCTCAAGGTGCCTTCGGTCAACGGGCGCCTGGCCGAGCAGATCAGCGCCTTCATGCAGTTGATCCGGCGCGTCCGGCTGGAGAAAGCCCCGGGGGTTGCCGAGACCCTGGACTGGAGCGCCGCGCTCATGGCCCTCCACCGAGACCATCTCGACCGCACTGCGGTCGAGGAGACGCTGGGCGTGCTCTTCAAGCATCATGACGACGCCGCGACAGTGCGGGCGCACTGGCTGGATCAGCTTCTCGATGGTGTCGCGGCGCTGGAGCAGGAAGGACGGCCATGGTCCCAGGAAGCCGTGGTGCGCGCCGCGGAGCGGCTCGCGATCCGCAGGTAGACCGCCCGCGGCACGGTGACCTCGCGGCCAACGTGGTGGCGTTCGCCCGCCTGCTGCGAGGGCGCGGGTTGATCGTTGGACCGCCCGAGGCCGCCGACGCGTTGCGCGCTCTGTCCGCCGTGGACCTGACCGACCGCCTGGAGACCTATCTCGCGCTGCGGGCTGTTCTGGCGTCCGGGCCGGAGGCGCAGCGCATCTTCGACGTCGCCTTCTGGGAGTTCTGGGGCGAAATGCACAAGGCGGTGGGCGCTCCTCCGCCCGGAGATCAGAGTGCGCCGACGCTGGACGGCCAGCAGGCGCTCGACCGCGTGATGATCGAGTGGCAGGAGAACGGTGAGACAGGAGCCGACGGCGATCGAGTCCCGGCCTACAGCCCGGTTGAGGCACTCACCCACAAGGACTTCAGCACGCTTTCCGCCGATGAACTTGACGAGATCACCGCGATCGTGAACGCGATCGCCCGGAAGGTGGCAACGCGCCTCTCACGCCGGACCAGGCAGGCCAGGAGAGGCCGCTTGGTGGACCTGCGGCGTACAATCCGGCACAGCCTGCGCCGTGGAGGCGAGATACTAGACGTTCTCCGTAGGGAACGGAAGCTTCAGAAGACGCGCGTGGTGCTGGTCTGCGACGTCAGCGGCTCTATGGACCTCTACAGCCGGTTCATAATCCAGTTCATCTACGCGCTCCAGCACGCGGTGGCCAGGGTCGAGACCTTTGTCTTCAGCACCGGCCTCAGCCGGATCACGGGATCGCTCGCACGCGCCGATCTGCGTGCCGCCCTGGACGAGATCGCCCGGAAGGTGCCCGACTGGTCCGGCGGTACGAAGATAGGTCGCAGCCTGCGCCGGTTTCTAGCCGACCACGGAGGGTGGGCACTCGACGGCCGGACCGTGGTCATAATCATCAGCGACGGATGGGATACCGGCGATCCGGACGTGCTGGAGTCGGCCATGGCCGAGCTGCACCGGCGCGCCGCGCGCGTCATCTGGTTGAACCCGCTGCTGGCGAGCCCGGGGTATGAGCCAATCTGCCAGGGGATGCGTGTCGCGCTGCCCCATGTGGACGTCTTCGCCCCTGCGCACAACCTGGACAGCCTGCGCCGGCTCGAACGCCATCTGGCGCGCCGCCCATGAAGGAACTCGCCGACATCCTCTCCGCCGCACGGGAGGCCTCGGCCGCAGGAGAGCCGATGGCCGTGGCCACCATAATAGGGGTGAGGGGTTCCACGTACCGGCGTGAGGGCGCACGCCTGCTCGTCACCCGCTCGGGCCGCCTGACCGGCAACATCAGCGGGGGCTGCCTCGAGGGGGACGTGGCCGTCGTGGCCGCGGACGTAATGGAGCGGCGCCTCCCGCGGGTGACGCTCTACGACCTAACCGCCGATGACGACGCGGTGTGGGGTTTGGGCCTGGGCTGCAACGGCGCGATCGAGGTGTTCGTCGAGCCCGTAACGGGTGACGATCTGTTGTGGCAGGCGGCGGAGGCCGTGCTTGACGGCGCCACCCTTGGGCTCGTTACCGTGGTGGAGGGAGGGGCCACTGTCCCTGCCGGAGGGCGCATGGTGGTGTGGCCCGACGGTCGCCGCCAGGGCAGCCTGGGCGATGCGGCCGTGGATGAAGAAGCCGCACGGATCGCGCTGTGCGCTTCGGGCGCGCTCCGCTCGCGGGTTCACACCCTCGGTGCCGAGGGTGGGCCGCAGATACGGCTGTTCGTGGAAGTGCTGCATCCTCCGTTGCGCCTAATCGTCTGCGGGGCAGGGCACGATGCGATACCCGTGGTGCGTCTAGCATCGCAACTCGGCTGGAGGGTGCTGGTTGTTGACAGGCGCGAGGCGTTCCTGACGCCCGAGCGATTTCCGGGTGCAACCGGGTTTGTCCGCACGGAGTTTCCCGAGGCCGGAGCGACGGTCCCAACCGACCCCAACTCGTTCGTGCTGGTGATGACCCACAACTATGTCCACGACCGCGACCTGCTGCGGGCGTTTCTGCCGACACCGGTACGATACCTGGGAATGCTCGGGCCCAGGGCGCGTACCGAGAAGATGCTGGGGGAACTTGTGGCCGAAGGCGTGGCGATCAGCGAGGACCGCCGCGCGCAGATCTACGGCCCGGTCGGCCTGGATATCGGCGGTGATACCCCGGACGAGATCGCGCTGGCAGCCCTCTCCGAGATCCTCGCCGTGGCGCACGGCCGCGCAGGAGGGTTCCTGCGTGCCCGCTCCGGTCCCATCCATGTGCCTGCGCAGGACGCGGGCCCCTTCGTTTCTGCCGTGATCCTGGCGGCCGGAGCCAGCACCCGCATGGGCCGCCCGAAGCTGGCGATTCCCGTGCGGGGAACGCCGATGATCCGCCGCATAGTGGCGGCCGCGCTCGCCTCGCGCTGCAGTGAAGCCATCGTAGTGCTGGGCACGCACGCGGATCTCTACCGTTCGCTGCTCGACGGCCTGGCAGTACGGATAGTGGAAAACCGGGATCCCACGGAGGGTATGGCGTCCTCGATCCGCGCCGGAATCGAGGCGGTCTCGCCCGACGCCTCCGGCGCTGTGATCCTGCTGGCGGACCAGCCGTTCGTTTCGGCAGAGGTGATTGACCGTCTGATCGAGGCCGTCGCCTCCGACAGGCGGAGGATCGTCGCGTCGGAGCACCACGGCGCCGCGACTCCGCCGGTCTACTTCCCGCGAGCCTACTTTCCGGAGCTGCTGGCCCTCGAGGGCGACCGCGGTGCCCGCAGCGTGATCCAGGCCCATCCACGGGAATGCGTCTTGGTGCCGCTCCCCGAGTCCTGCGCCGCGGACATCGACACCAGCGAAGAT is a window of Armatimonadota bacterium DNA encoding:
- a CDS encoding carbon monoxide dehydrogenase subunit G, giving the protein MVRRVLQATRLPATAGFASRRSGMKIEGEHLLPATRDEVWAALNDPDVLVKTVPGLKQLNPTGEDAYEATIELAVGPVRGTYQGRARITDKTAPERMTLTVEGGGRPGTIRAAGALTLEGQGTETLVRYVGDVQVTGILMSVGHRLFGGVAKQLAGVFFKALEREVHQRAAAEPAL
- a CDS encoding xanthine dehydrogenase family protein subunit M — encoded protein: MIPAAFAYHRPRTVQAAMRLLLTHGHDAKILAGGQSLLPMMKLRVATPAHLIDIGHVTSLRGIRLRQGRLRIGAMATHREIELSPAVRRAAPVLAETAAVIGDLQVRNLGTIGGALMHADPVADYPATVLALEAEFTLQGPSGVRTVPAAEFFLGPMTTAAGPDEIMTEIAVPAAPPMRGAAYLKMPNPASGFALAGVAAVIGLDQSGRCVHVRVGITGVASAAYRASGVEAALSWKEPNDEALERAAAAAADGVEANPDIHASAEYRIHLAGVLTRRALALARDRAMAVRRRGRAASRA
- a CDS encoding MoxR family ATPase produces the protein MHSEISRIQELLAGQGYVADRTIATSVYLSITLRKPLLIEGAAGVGKTEVAKVMARALDADLIRLQCYEGLDATTALYEWNYQKQLLHIRLSEGGERSLAEREAEIFSEGFLLKRPLLDAITRSQPPVLLVDEIDRADEEFEAFLLEVLSDFQVSIPEIGTIAATAIPNVVLTSNRTRELGDALRRRCLYLWIDYPTFEKELEIVRLKVPSVNGRLAEQISAFMQLIRRVRLEKAPGVAETLDWSAALMALHRDHLDRTAVEETLGVLFKHHDDAATVRAHWLDQLLDGVAALEQEGRPWSQEAVVRAAERLAIRR
- a CDS encoding VWA domain-containing protein, which gives rise to MVPGSRGARRGAARDPQVDRPRHGDLAANVVAFARLLRGRGLIVGPPEAADALRALSAVDLTDRLETYLALRAVLASGPEAQRIFDVAFWEFWGEMHKAVGAPPPGDQSAPTLDGQQALDRVMIEWQENGETGADGDRVPAYSPVEALTHKDFSTLSADELDEITAIVNAIARKVATRLSRRTRQARRGRLVDLRRTIRHSLRRGGEILDVLRRERKLQKTRVVLVCDVSGSMDLYSRFIIQFIYALQHAVARVETFVFSTGLSRITGSLARADLRAALDEIARKVPDWSGGTKIGRSLRRFLADHGGWALDGRTVVIIISDGWDTGDPDVLESAMAELHRRAARVIWLNPLLASPGYEPICQGMRVALPHVDVFAPAHNLDSLRRLERHLARRP